A window of the Branchiostoma lanceolatum isolate klBraLanc5 chromosome 13, klBraLanc5.hap2, whole genome shotgun sequence genome harbors these coding sequences:
- the LOC136447819 gene encoding uncharacterized protein has product MAVRRLTYFFLLVSVYVDSLANKVEMSDYCGSSLNITGPGELGWTKYTSITDCMVALVPHRKDVYITLHFDQVDIAGNFFCYDKIYICSHRPCTSHTANLIICSGRTGGFKGATGGTVYIRLPTANQAVSGSFTLHYYLIKDPAFAYRSKKSSISEDILEAAIGVGLLLVFVVGYLLVRWQARMIREGVNDVVEDAHIAPHSSPTQDEELGLEETGPISASDIHVSDVTLTEIPPPPTYEEVMGTPPSHTTDVDEDCPTHAPNRELDASSGQQNIDKGSVI; this is encoded by the exons ATGGCTGTCAGGCGACTGACGTATTTCTTCCTTCTGGTCTCCGTGTATGTTGACAGCCTCGCTAACAAAG TGGAGATGTCCGACTATTGTGGATCATCTCTGAACATCACTGGCCCGGGGGAACTGGGATGGACTAAGTACACTTCCATCACTGACTGCATGGTGGCGCTCGTGCCTCACCGCAAAGATGTGTACATCACTCTACACTTCGACCAAGTGGACATCGCAGGAAACTTTTTCTGTTACGACAAGATTTACATTTGTTCACACAG ACCGTGCACTTCTCACACCGCCAACCTGATCATCTGTTCGGGTCGTACCGGGGGGTTTAAGGGCGCTACCGGCGGGACCGTGTACATCAGACTCCCGACTGCTAACCAGGCCGTCAGCGGGTCCTTTACCCTACACTACTACCTCATCAAGGATCCCG CATTCGCGTACAGGTCTAAAAAATCGTCGATTTCTGAAGATATCCTGGAGGCAGCGATCGGCGTGGGGCTCCTGTTGGTGTTCGTCGTGGGTTACCTGCTCGTCCGCTGGCAAGCCCGTATGATCAGAGAGGGGGTCAATGACGTAGTCGAGGACGCGCACATAGCACCACATTCGTCACCGACTCAGGATGAAGAGCTTGGATTGGAGGAGActggaccaatcagcgcgtCTGATATCCATGTTAGTGACGTCACGTTGACAGAAATTCCTCCGCCGCCAACATACGAGGAGGTTATGggcacgcccccctcccacactacTGACGTTGATGAGGACTGCCCCACGCATGCGCCAAACAGGGAGCTGGATGCATCAAGTGGACaacaaaacattgataaagGAAGCGTTATatag
- the LOC136447573 gene encoding uncharacterized protein, whose protein sequence is MSRVGDKCLSGVFYVLTALSLLKKDKSGEDRSKLKVTVHAATGQGCFGTGKFMTTIRLGEDKFRTGLKKAASLIWEESADFKSWKDHGDKENIVLKMRKAKKCTERTVGTVTINVKEALEINRYLMVKRRYVVTPVDKQQKGRVFIEVSVTVDEGKPNKAQTADKPCASHKGRKAGDGTVSPSSGQITGEPAFASVRSDPQKDESATSTDAQAVAPPAEIDPRCMEQISAITSLYGELIAKQSSSADLLTYVDGLRAKLAVAAPHVLDNVVIKNMAANVPDATYYELPNMAGEGSEGLGKILNVVQGLAKDEDARFHFIQKWYVDELCKVAMDEAPEVLGGG, encoded by the exons ATGAGCCGAGTGGGTGACAAATGCCTGAGTGGCGTATTTTACGTCCTCACGGCGCTATCGTTGCTGAAAAAGGACAAGTCAGGAGAAGACAGGTCGAAGTTGAAAGTAACAGTTCACGCAGCAACTGGCCAGGGATGTTTCGGAACTGGAAAGTTCATGACAACAATCCGGCTGGGTGAGGACAAATTCAGAACTGGACTGAAGAAGGCGGCGTCTCTGATATGGGAGGAGTCTGCAGACTTTAAGTCATGGAAGGATCATGGcgacaaagaaaatattgtctTGAAGATGAGGAAGGCAAAGAAATGCACCGAGCGAACGGTTGGAACCGTCACCATCAACGTAAAAGAGGCTCTGGAGATCAACCGCTACCTGATGGTCAAGAGGAGATACGTGGTGACACCTGTCGACAAGCAGCAGAAGGGCAGGGTGTTCATAGAGGTGTCCGTGACTGTTGATGAGGGGAAGCCAAATAAGGCACAAACCGCAG ACAAGCCGTGTGCTTCTCACAAGGGCCGTAAAGCTGGGGATGGTACCGTCTCTCCGTCATCAGGACAGATCACAGGAGAGCCTGCTTTCGCATCAGTTCGGAGCGATCCCCAGAAGGATGAGTCCGCTACATCCACGGATGCACAGGCAGTGGCGCCACCTGCCGAGATCGATCCACGCTGCATGGAGCAGATCTCCGCCATCACCAGCCTGTATGGGGAGCTGATAGCGAAGCAGTCATCCTCGGCGGACTTGCTGACGTACGTCGACGGTCTCCGCGCCAAACTGGCTGTAGCGGCGCCGCACGTGTTGGACAATGTCGTCATCAAGAACATGGCGGCAAACGTTCCAGACGCCACGTACTACGAACTGCCAAATATGGCCGGCGAGGGTTCGGAGGGCCTGGGGAAGATTTTGAACGTTGTGCAGGGATTGGCCAAAGATGAAGACGCTCGCTTCCATTTCATCCAAAAATGGTATGTGGATGAGTTGTGTAAGGTGGCCATGGATGAAGCACCAGAAGTGCTGGGAGGAGGCTGA